ATTTTTCCCGCAACCGCAGAGTGAGCAGCGCATGACACGTGGAAAACGCATTTACGTACTCGACACGAATGTGCTCATGCACGATCCGACCGCATTGTTCCGTTTCGAGGAACACGATGTATTTATTCCGATGACCGTACTCGAAGAACTCGATGCGGCCAAGAAAGGGGCATCCGAAGTCTCACGTAATGCACGCCAAGTCAGTCGCTTTCTGAATGAGCTGATCGTGCACGGCGGCGCCGATGGCATCAACCAGGGCATTGACCTGATCATGCCGCAAGGTCTGCAACTCAAACGAGCAGACCAGATTGGCAAGCTATATTTCCAGACCCGCACTGCCGAGGCGCCTGCGATTCACGGCAAGAAGGTTGGTCTACCCGATAACCAGATTCTGGCCAGCGTGCTGAGTCTGCGCGAGCAAAATGCGAAATCGCCAGTCGTTCTTGTTTCCAAAGACATCAATCTGCGCATCAAGGCCTCGATCTACGGAATCCCCGCAGAAGATTACGAAAACGATCGCGCGCTGGATGATTTCAACCTGCTCTATGCCGGGCATAACGAGTTACCCGAGGATTTCTGGTCGCGCCACGAAGAGGTGCGCTCGTGGTCGGAACGCGGCCATGCATTCTATGAACTGAAAGTGCGCGAAGACGAAGATTGGCATCCGCACCAATTCCTATATATGCCAGGTGAAAACCAGCTGGAATTGCGTGTTGCAAAATTACGTGGCGGTGTGGCGACACTGCAGATTGTCGAAGATTATTCGAAAGGATCGCATACGGTCTGGGGTGTGGGCGCGCGCAATCGCGAGCAGAACTTTGCGATGAATGCGTTGATGGATCCGGAGGTGGATTTTGTCACCCTACTCGGCACTGCCGGCACCGGCAAGACCCTGCTCGCGCTGGCGGCAG
The sequence above is drawn from the Pseudolysobacter antarcticus genome and encodes:
- a CDS encoding PhoH family protein — protein: MTRGKRIYVLDTNVLMHDPTALFRFEEHDVFIPMTVLEELDAAKKGASEVSRNARQVSRFLNELIVHGGADGINQGIDLIMPQGLQLKRADQIGKLYFQTRTAEAPAIHGKKVGLPDNQILASVLSLREQNAKSPVVLVSKDINLRIKASIYGIPAEDYENDRALDDFNLLYAGHNELPEDFWSRHEEVRSWSERGHAFYELKVREDEDWHPHQFLYMPGENQLELRVAKLRGGVATLQIVEDYSKGSHTVWGVGARNREQNFAMNALMDPEVDFVTLLGTAGTGKTLLALAAGLAQTMDQQRYREIIMTRATVSVGDDIGFLPGTEEEKMTPWMGALTDNLEVLATPTEGGAWGRAATNDLLASRIKIRSLNFMRGRTFLNRYVIIDEAQNLTPKQMKTLLTRAGPGTKMICLGNVEQIDTPYLTETTSGLTYAVDRFKVWQHSAHVTLRRGERSRLADFASEVL